In one Hydrogenobacter hydrogenophilus genomic region, the following are encoded:
- a CDS encoding pantothenate kinase: MKRVYTKEELVRKNIYMQGSKEIPDSIEVGEELIVVKKGQHSLEIPVNSMRGKAILDRLSYKGELTQEIYL, from the coding sequence ATGAAGAGAGTATACACTAAGGAAGAGCTTGTAAGAAAAAATATTTACATGCAGGGCTCTAAAGAGATCCCTGATAGCATAGAGGTGGGCGAGGAATTAATAGTGGTGAAAAAAGGACAGCACAGCCTTGAGATTCCTGTAAATTCCATGCGCGGAAAAGCTATTTTAGACAGACTTTCCTATAAGGGAGAGCTAACACAGGAGATATACTTATAA
- the lipA gene encoding lipoyl synthase codes for MNKPRLLLSETHAVKKLLRDLRLNTVCEESRCPNISECFGSGTATFMILGDICTRGCTFCNVSKGKPKGIDEQEPYRLLDAVKKLGLKYVVITSVTRDDLPDGGAEHFAKCVSILKKGIKDIKVEVLVPDFKGSEEALRKVLSSGPDVLNHNVETVPRLYRAVRKGASYKRSLYILKKSKELFPHIRTKSAIVLGFGETKEEVVSVMQDLRNVECDFLTIGQYYQPSFKHHPTVKYYTYEEFEELRRIALSMGFKYVASGPNVRSSYKAFESVSI; via the coding sequence ATGAACAAACCCAGGTTATTGCTATCAGAAACACACGCTGTTAAGAAACTGTTAAGGGACCTCAGGCTCAATACCGTGTGTGAAGAGTCCCGTTGTCCAAATATTTCTGAATGTTTTGGCTCAGGGACAGCTACCTTTATGATACTTGGAGATATATGTACGCGTGGATGCACCTTTTGCAATGTGTCCAAGGGCAAACCTAAAGGTATTGACGAGCAAGAACCCTACAGACTTCTTGATGCTGTAAAGAAGCTGGGACTCAAATATGTAGTCATCACTTCTGTAACCAGAGATGACCTTCCTGATGGAGGTGCAGAGCATTTTGCCAAGTGTGTAAGCATACTAAAAAAAGGCATAAAAGATATAAAGGTAGAGGTATTAGTACCTGACTTTAAAGGTTCTGAGGAGGCGCTAAGAAAGGTTCTTTCTTCTGGACCTGATGTATTAAACCACAATGTGGAAACAGTGCCAAGACTCTACAGAGCTGTTAGGAAAGGAGCAAGCTACAAAAGGAGTCTTTACATATTAAAGAAGAGCAAGGAGCTTTTCCCTCACATAAGGACTAAGTCTGCCATCGTCTTAGGTTTTGGCGAGACAAAAGAAGAGGTGGTTTCCGTGATGCAGGATCTCAGAAATGTAGAGTGTGATTTTCTTACCATAGGACAGTATTATCAACCATCTTTTAAACATCATCCAACGGTTAAATATTACACATACGAGGAGTTTGAGGAGCTAAGGCGGATAGCTCTGTCCATGGGATTTAAGTATGTAGCCAGTGGTCCAAATGTGAGAAGCTCTTACAAAGCCTTTGAATCTGTAAGTATCTGA